From the Winogradskyella forsetii genome, the window AAGTTGGGATTTTTACGGCAGCAATCTGGTTAAGTGGAACTTTGGGTGCAAATGCGCAAGCCGCAAACCAAATCGCCTTAAATTTATCTTCAATGACGTTTATGGTCGCTATAGGTTTGAGCGTGGCAGCCATGGTCAGAGTCGGAAATCAAAAAGGTTTAAAAGATTTTAGAGCTTTAAAGCGAATTGCAGAATCTATTTTTTTAGTCGGATTTATATTTGCAGTGATTTTTGCCTTATTGTTTGTTATTTTTCATACTGTGCTTCCAAAGTTATATGTTGATTTAGACGATCCAAAAAATGCTGTTGACACGGCCGAAGTGGTAAAAATTGCGGCTACATTACTATTGGCAGCTGCTGTTTTTCAAATTAGTGATAGTCTTCAAGTTATTGCACTTGGTGCGTTACGCGGACTTCAGGATGTTAAAATGCCAACGCTTATAACATTTATATCCTACTGGGTAATCGGTTTTCCTATTAGTTATTTTTTAGGAAAAGAAGAAGTAATGGGAAGCTTAGGTATTTGGATAGGATTGTTGGTGGGATTGACGGTTGCGGCAATATTGCTCTTCATAAGGTTTAATTATCTAACTAAGAAGTTGATTCTTAACTCAGCGGAATTATGATATCTAAAACATCTATTTTTTGTTATTCGATGAGCTCATTCAAAATCTATATATTTGCATTTAAATTTAGCACCTTCAAGCTTCGTGCTTCAAACCTCTAACTTAACACATGGAACTACCAAAATTCATATTAGGCGACAATACCGATTATCCGGATGCGATTTTTATAATTCATACTGAATTTCCACGTTTTATCATAAATCTCGAAAATGATGAGGTTGAATGGTTTGAGGAATTTGACCAGCATGATGAAAAGGAATTGGAAACCGAAACTGAGAACTACATTCAGCAAGCTACAGATTTTTACGATAGAGAGATTGCTAGATATGATGATTGAGAAAAATAAAATTGAATGTTAGAACAAATTATAGAATTTGATAAAGAATTATTTTTATACCTTAACGGATTAGGTACTGAAACTTGGGACTGGTTCTGGATGGCATATACTACAAAGTGGCATTGGATTCCGCTATATCTATTATTACTTTACTTATTATATAGACGCCTAGGAACCAAGATGGTAGTGCTAACATTGATTACTGCCATTTTTATGGTTACTTTTACAGACCAGATTACCAATTTATTTAAGCATGGTTTTGAACGTTTTAGACCTTGTCATCAAGAAGGTGTAAAAGAATTGATGCGTTTGGTGAGAGAAGGTTGCGGTGGACGATTTGGCTATTTTTCAGGGCATTCTAGTAACTCTATGGGTGTTGCAATTTTAGTCGGATTAATACTTAAGGATAAATACAACTATTTGGTCTACTTACTTTTTATATGGGCCGTTTTAATGGGGTATAGTCGTATTTATATTGGAGTGCATTATCCATTAGATGTACTGTCGGGCATGTTATTTGGTGGTCTTTCAGGCTTTATGTTCTATAAACTCGACAAGTATTTGCAATCTAGATTTACGCTCAAGGAAGTTGACCAAGGCGCTTAAGGGACCGAAACATAAAATCTCATTCCGCTAGCAATTGATTTTGCGGTAGGAAAGTTGAAAGATAATTCGATTTATGCTAGACCAAATTTTACAATACGACAAAGAACTCTTTTTATATCTTAATAATTGGGGATCAGAATATTGGGATAATTTATGGTTGGCAATTACCTATTTGTATTCATCAACACCATTGTATGCTGCTTTGCTATTTTTAATCTATAAGAAATTTGGATGGAAAGCATTGTTGCTAATTGTAGTGATTTTTGCTGGCGTAATTGCGTTTACGGATCAAATTACAAATATATTTAAAGATGCGTTTCAACGTCCTAGACCTTGTGCAGCGGAAGGTATTATAGATTTAACGCGATTTGTTGCACCACGTTGTGGAAACTATGGATTCTTCTCAGGTCATGCGTCAAACTCAATGTCCACGGCTATTTTTGCAGGTTTGTTGTTGCGTCCTTACTACAAA encodes:
- a CDS encoding phosphatase PAP2 family protein; the protein is MLDQILQYDKELFLYLNNWGSEYWDNLWLAITYLYSSTPLYAALLFLIYKKFGWKALLLIVVIFAGVIAFTDQITNIFKDAFQRPRPCAAEGIIDLTRFVAPRCGNYGFFSGHASNSMSTAIFAGLLLRPYYKNLIYFLLIWSLVVAYSRIYVGVHYPLDILCGLTFGALSGFGFYKLCKYLIKRFISA
- a CDS encoding phosphatase PAP2 family protein, translated to MLEQIIEFDKELFLYLNGLGTETWDWFWMAYTTKWHWIPLYLLLLYLLYRRLGTKMVVLTLITAIFMVTFTDQITNLFKHGFERFRPCHQEGVKELMRLVREGCGGRFGYFSGHSSNSMGVAILVGLILKDKYNYLVYLLFIWAVLMGYSRIYIGVHYPLDVLSGMLFGGLSGFMFYKLDKYLQSRFTLKEVDQGA